CCACGTGGGCCTGCGTGCGCAACTCCATATGGCCGGTCGCCTGGGCGCGCGGCAACTCGGTGTAGAGCGTCGACCACTTGGCGCCCGTACGGCATCCCTGGAAACAGAAGCCGCGCTGGAAGCAATGCGCGCGGTCGTCGCGCACTACGCTATTGATCGCCATGTGCCCGGTATTGCAGTCCTTGTAGCCCACCTTCATTGCGCCGGCCGACATCACCTTGAAGTTGTTGTTGCCCGGCAGACCCGGCAAACCGTTGGTGCGCGTCACGCCCATTTTCTGCTGCGCGCGGTCGTAGTACGGATCGAGTTCTTCGCGCGTGAGCGGCCAGTCGAGCAGATTGGCGTCCTTGATATCGCCATACGTGGTCTTCGCCTTGAACTCGTACGGCCTGATCCGCAGACTCGCGCCGGCCCAGTGCGTGGTCGTGCCGCCCACCGTCTTGCAGATCCATGCGGGGAGATTCGGAAAGTCTTTGGCGACGCGCCAGGTGCCCGACGTGGTGCGTTTGTCGAGCCATGACAGCATCTGGAACGCGCCCCACTCGTCGGTGGTGAAATCGGCCTGCGTATGTAGTTTGCCCGCTTCCAGCACGACGACGTCGATACCCTTCTGCGCCAGTTCGTTGGCGAGCGTCCCGCCGCCCGCGCCCGAACCGATGATCACGACGACCTTGTCGTCGTTGTGCGAAAAACGCACCTTGTTGTTGTCCTGATTCATGTCCTGTCTCCTGTCAGCTATCCGTCGGAATCGGGCCGCTGGCACTGGCCGGCGGATTGGGCAGCCACGAGAGACTGTTGAAACCCTTGTTCAGGTAGCCGCCGTCTCCCTCCGAAGCGCCGTAGCCGAAGTGCGCATACGCCATCGTGTTGGCATACAGCGAGACCACCGCGGTGCTGCGTATCGTGTTGAAGAAAGGCGTCCCCGCGAGCGCCGCAACGTCCCGTGCCTGGTCCGAGGGCGCGCGCTTGAGCCAGTCCGAGGCGGCTTGCGCGTCGAGCTGTTGCACCCCATCCGCGAGTTGCCGGCGCACTGCCGGATCGGCTTTCGCTTTCGCGTCGAGATCCTTGACGACCAGCGCATAGACCGCGTTGTCGAGCGTGGGGTGCGGATAGAGTTGCCGCGTGAAGGCGAGAATCACTTCGCCCTGGTGCGTGTCCAGTCCTTGCAGTTCGAGCGCCCACGCGCGGCTCGGTGCGAGCGTCGACAACACCGATGAAACAGCCAGCGTGCCCATCAGCACACCCGTGCCTCTCAACAGCTCGCGCCGCGTGAGTGGAATCCGCAATGCGGCCGCGGCTGCCTTTGCCGCGCGATGTGCGCCGCCGTGCTCGTCAGCATGCTCGTGAGGGTGCGCATGGTGTGCGTGATCGGACGCGACGATCGGGATGATCGCTGTCTTCATGTCTGTCTCCTTTGTAGACCGGAGTCAGCGCGTCAGCACTTACTCCGGTCCCATGCAACCTGGTTGTTGTGGGGTATTGCAACTACGTGCGGCGGCCGCCTGGATTACTTTTACTATTGATAGTGGCCGTAGCGTTCCAGCACTTCGATTTTGTAGCCGTCAGGATCCTGAATGAAAAAGTAACGCGCCAGCAACTCGCCGTTGTCGTTGTGAAACTCGCGCAGATCGTTGGGCGCCATGCCGAGATCGAGCAGGCGTTGCCGTTCGCGCTTTGCATCGTCGACGCAAAACGCCACGTGGCCGTAGCCGTCGCCGTGCGAATACGGCTCCGCCCGGCCTTTGTTCCAGGTGAGTTCTATTTCGGCGTCGGCTTCCTCGTTGCGCAAATACACGAGCGTGAAATCCGGAAAGTCGAGCCGGTGCGATACGTCCAGATTGAAAGCCTTTTGATAGAACTGCAGCGAACGCGGCAGATCGTGCACGCGGATCATCGTGTGGATGAGTTTGGCCATCTGTGTCCCCTCCTGTTTGAATCCAGTGTAGGAGGCCGCACACGCGAGTGGTAATGCACGGCTAAATCGGGCCAGGGACTTGCCCTATGTTGCGCAAGCGTCGATTGCATGATCTTCGCGCGAGCAATTGCGATGCAAACGGCGATGGACATGACGCTACGGCAGGTTGCAATGCAGCACGCCAGGCTATTCGAGCGAGTGTTTGCCGAATGGCATCAGGCAAAACCCGACAGG
This genomic stretch from Paraburkholderia dioscoreae harbors:
- a CDS encoding VOC family protein, producing the protein MAKLIHTMIRVHDLPRSLQFYQKAFNLDVSHRLDFPDFTLVYLRNEEADAEIELTWNKGRAEPYSHGDGYGHVAFCVDDAKRERQRLLDLGMAPNDLREFHNDNGELLARYFFIQDPDGYKIEVLERYGHYQ